Proteins encoded in a region of the Diabrotica undecimpunctata isolate CICGRU chromosome 10, icDiaUnde3, whole genome shotgun sequence genome:
- the LOC140452225 gene encoding uncharacterized protein, which translates to MYNMYTDLDVGSVSYEYYRKIFNHNFNIKFGYPRSDTCSSCDKFNAEKLSLQRKLENTPMTDGKVELMQQLKNLEIQNELHLRKAEVFYARKRAARKRSMKVTDYESIAMDFQKNLPLPNITTNDVYYKRQLAFYSFNIHVLSTADSYFYCYSENIAAKGSDEVISMLHHFIFTQLDKKVKQLEIFCDSCGGQNKNFNIFRYIHYVVVTTRRLDKIKITFPIRGHSYLECDKNMGLINQNTKAETIADWINEITGARAKPTPFKVFDLEQSFFRQWNKYLAPYYVVKCPFAVQPVREIQAESVHPRYLTYRSSYNGALETAIVRNAFINQTEMPGPDEFFLPDKKYTESIPISLEKWENLQQLKTFCETDGASEFYGNLPHKLTRKAKKNPNVLHTVIESDSEKDEEKE; encoded by the exons ATGTACAATATGTACACTGATTTAGATGTTGGATCTGTGTCGTACGAATATTATCGCAAGATCTTTAATCAtaatttcaatattaaatttggaTACCCTCGAAGCGACACATGCAGTTCGTGCGACAAATTTAACGCAGAGAAATTAAGCTTACAGAGAAAACTTGAAAATACGCCAATGACAGACGGCAAAGTAGAACTAATGcaacaattaaaaaatttagaaattcAGAATGAGTTACACTTAAGGAAGGCTGAAGTTTTTTATGCTAGAAAGAGAGCAGCAAGAAAAAGAAGCATGAAAGTTACAGACTACGAAAGCATTGCTATGGATTTCCAAAAAAATTTGCCACTACCGAACATTACCACTAATGATGTATATTATAAACGTCAGCTTGCATTTTACTCATTTAATATACATGTTCTTTCTACAGCTGACTCATACTTCTACTGCTACTCGGAAAATATTGCTGCTAAAGGGTCCGACGAAGTGATTTCAATGCTTCACCATTTTATATTTACTCAGTTAGATAAAAAAGTCAAACAGCTTGAAATATTTTGCGACTCATGTGGGGGGCAAaacaaaaatttcaatatttttcgATATATCCATTACGTTGTTGTAACTACTCGAAGACTTGACAAGATCAAAATTACCTTTCCTATAAGGGGGCACTCTTATCTAGAGTGTGATAAGAATATGGGCCTTATCAACCAGAATACTAAAGCTGAGACTATTGCGGACTGGATTAATGAAATTACAGGAGCAAGAGCTAAGCCAACCCCATTTAAAGTTTTTGATCTCGAACAGAGCTTTTTTCGTCAATGGAATAAATATTTAGCCCCATATTACGTAGTAAAATGTCCATTTGCAGTACAGCCAGTTCGGGAAATTCAAGCAGAATCCGTACATCCCAGATATCTAACATATCGTTCAAGCTATAATGGGGCCTTGGAAACTGCAATAGTTCGTAATGCTTTCATCAATCAAACGGAAATGCCAGGACCTGACGAATTTTTTCTTCCAGATAAAAAGTATACAG AATCCATACCAATCAGTTTGGAAAAATGGGAAAACTTACAGCAATTAAAAACATTTTGTGAAACTGATGGTGCTTCAGAGTTTTATGGTAATCTACCCCACAAATTAACAAGGAAAGCGAAGAAAAATCCTAATGTATTGCATACAGTCATAGAGAGCGACTCTGAGAAAGACGaagaaaaagaataa